AACACAGTACAGGGCATACCGTAGCGTATCTAACACCATGACATTGTTCGGGTACTTTTCAATGAACTGTTCCGGCGTCAACTCAATGAAGTCAAGCCCGGCAAAAGCATCAAGCCTGCTCTCGGCGGCAGCTATGACCCGATGGATCAATCCGACTGCCTCTATAGCCAACGTGTGGGTGTGAGTAAGGCGGGTGAAGGCTTCAACCAGCTTCTGGCTGTCAACTTCAATCGTTCGGGCGTAGCAGTGGACAGGGTACACCAGGGCGAGGCACCCGTTGCCGAAGGAGTTGCGATCCTGGGCAATGGCCTGGATAGTGTCGAGATCGACGGGACCCTTTTTTATGAGGGACTTCATCAGGGAAAAATGGTCCTGCCACGTCTGGCCGTAACTTGTGGCCCGGTGCCCGGCATAGTGGATTAAACACCAGTCGAGTAGCAGGCTGTTGATGGTGGTAAAGTTGTAGTCTGCGATGAAACGGCACCAGCAATCAACTATGTCGCTTTCGTCGGTGCCATCCGGGTAGTGGCCAGCCCGGTTCATAATTTCGTCATAGGTGTGGTCACTCAGGGCAGCCCCGTTACTTTCCCATGGAGTGCCAACCCTGTCGCCAAGTTTAAAAGCCTCAAGAATAGGACGTTTCATGTTTTCAGCATAACAGGGTGGCGTGGATGGCGCAATATTTGCAATGAGTTACATAGAGTTAAACCCAATGAGATTATAGAGTTATCTCTGTTTTAAGGCTTTTAAATGAGTAATATCAGTAGAACAAAGTAATGGTGCTGCATCCAACAAATTATCACTTTTTCGCGCATGAGAGCAAAGGAGGCTTATGGACAATAACGAAAAAATAAACAGGGTCGCCGGTAGCCTAATCGGGTTCGCCTGCGGTGACGCCTGCGGGGCACTTGTGGAATTCATGACACCCGGAGAGATCAGAAGAAAATATGGTAGGGTTGTTGACATGCTCCCTGGCGGCTGGATCAAGGGCCGATTGGCTGGGGAGTGTACCGACGATACCCAAATGGCTCTTTGTGTCGCCCGGTCTCTGGTGTCAACGTGTGGGGAGCCGGACTACAAGGATATGTCCGACCGCCTCCTTGAATGGCTTGACTCAAAGCCGAAAGACGTGGGTAGCGCCTGCCGTAGAGGTTTGGAGGCATGCCGAAAGACAGGCAGCCTCTGTAATGGGGATGATACCACGCTTGGCAACGGTGGCCTTCTCCGTGTTCTTCCTTTCGCACTGGCTGGTAGAACATGGCAGGAGGCCATGGCGCACGTAGAGCTTACCCATTGCACCTCCCTACAGGCAAGGGCGGTCCAGTCGTATGTTTTGGCATTGCAGGCGGCGTTGGCTGGCGGAGATAAACGTGATATTGGTATGGAGATAAGAGGGATCGGAATCAGGCCCGTTGGGGTGAAGAACAACCGGGGGGATGTGAAAAACTCTCTTTCCTCTGCGCTGAATTGGTTCTTTACAACCAACACCTTTGAGGACTGCATTACTCAGGCGGTGAACGCTGGGCATGATGCGGATAGCGTGGCGGCCCTTTCTGGTGGCCTTGCTGGCGCGTATTATTCGATTGAAGCTATCCCGCAACAGTGGCGTGATGCCCTGGATAGGGGGGTACACGATGAGTTGATGCTACTGGCTAGGCCGCTTGCCGCTTTGTTTGTATGAACCGGGAGTCTGATGATGAGCCTGAAAGACTTGTAAAGAGATATGATCGTAATGTGTTTGTTATTATAGTTTACATGCCGCTTAAAAGGAACAGTTATGAATAATAAAGTGTGCACATTTAACATTAAGCAGAAAATTACTCTGTCATTAGCACTGATTGTGATGGCAGTAATGGGTATTTTCCCTCCTTGGTATGCTCATTTTAAGCGATCTACAGATTCTATTCAGTCAAAAATTTTTTATGGATATGATTGCATAATTCAAAAATACAATCCTAACCTTAGTAGCGATGCTGGATATGTTGAAGTAAATATGACTGTTCTTGTCATTCAATGGTTGGTGGTTATTTTCTTTGCTTTAGCACTTGTAATTATTTTAAGTGATGACCGGAAATAATAAAGGGATCTAAGCTTATTTGGCCCCCCACTTTTTCAGGGACAAGGAACACTCAGGAACCCGGCTTCATCCTGCACAACTTCCCCGTCCTGCAACAGTTCAGTAACAATCCGCTCCAGACGGTCACGACCGATTGAGCAGAAAGGCGCAGGCAGTTCAGCCCTCCGTGCGTGAATACCATTACTGCCGGGTCTTCCGGTCTTGGTGTACGGTCTCCCCTGCTTGTGTGCCTCTGCTATGGCTGCAAGCAGGGGAGACCGATCATCAAGGGCGCTGGCTTTGGTGGTATTCTTCTTGCCCTTGGTTCCTGATTCAGGAATACCGGAACCAGTGACGACCGGCGCGGCCAACATCTCCACCACCCCGGCAACCATGGCCTTCAGTTCGGAAAACTCAATCCTTGAGGCGACCAATTCAGTTTTCATGCTTGCCAACTCAGCCAGTACCCTCCCATCTGCCGGGATTGTGTCCACAAGCTCCACGCCGTCTTTCCTTGGCTTGATGTTAGGGTGATCTTTCCGCAAGGCCTTGATGTGTCTGCTGACAACATCCTTTTTGTCCTTGCCATTGCTGTATTTGCCAAGTCCTAGATAATCGCACA
The genomic region above belongs to Oryzomonas sagensis and contains:
- a CDS encoding ADP-ribosylglycohydrolase family protein, giving the protein MKRPILEAFKLGDRVGTPWESNGAALSDHTYDEIMNRAGHYPDGTDESDIVDCWCRFIADYNFTTINSLLLDWCLIHYAGHRATSYGQTWQDHFSLMKSLIKKGPVDLDTIQAIAQDRNSFGNGCLALVYPVHCYARTIEVDSQKLVEAFTRLTHTHTLAIEAVGLIHRVIAAAESRLDAFAGLDFIELTPEQFIEKYPNNVMVLDTLRYALYCV
- a CDS encoding ADP-ribosylglycohydrolase family protein, which codes for MDNNEKINRVAGSLIGFACGDACGALVEFMTPGEIRRKYGRVVDMLPGGWIKGRLAGECTDDTQMALCVARSLVSTCGEPDYKDMSDRLLEWLDSKPKDVGSACRRGLEACRKTGSLCNGDDTTLGNGGLLRVLPFALAGRTWQEAMAHVELTHCTSLQARAVQSYVLALQAALAGGDKRDIGMEIRGIGIRPVGVKNNRGDVKNSLSSALNWFFTTNTFEDCITQAVNAGHDADSVAALSGGLAGAYYSIEAIPQQWRDALDRGVHDELMLLARPLAALFV